One genomic window of Halorubrum hochsteinianum includes the following:
- a CDS encoding bacteriorhodopsin, producing the protein MIEPGTVRFASAGIYAVSAVALLALASRKPAELRRYCYPFVAVVALAGVGVGLWGAGIGTIPIASGTLEGGQLLTDYVAYPFLFGFAAFVAGASRRYIGAVVAVTVAMRLGYDFAEVFAGPLATAGTLGILVGYAALVGLFFGPVASAASRQPPARELFYKKTRNLSLFAFGVLIAWAMLQIAGVFDAFTATVTLEYLDLLLRVGFAGFVFANVETLAAETESAEGDDGGRVASATTGASAAD; encoded by the coding sequence ATGATTGAGCCGGGCACGGTGCGGTTCGCGTCGGCGGGGATCTACGCGGTCTCCGCGGTCGCGCTGCTCGCGCTCGCGAGCCGCAAGCCCGCTGAACTGCGCCGGTACTGTTACCCGTTCGTCGCGGTCGTGGCGCTCGCGGGCGTCGGCGTCGGACTCTGGGGCGCGGGAATCGGGACGATACCCATCGCGAGCGGCACGCTGGAGGGCGGGCAGCTACTCACCGACTACGTGGCGTACCCGTTCCTGTTCGGGTTCGCGGCGTTCGTCGCCGGGGCGAGCCGGCGGTACATTGGCGCGGTCGTCGCGGTCACCGTCGCGATGCGGCTCGGCTACGACTTCGCCGAGGTGTTCGCGGGACCGCTCGCGACGGCGGGCACGCTCGGCATCCTCGTCGGGTACGCGGCGCTGGTCGGGCTGTTCTTCGGCCCGGTGGCGAGCGCCGCGTCGCGCCAGCCCCCCGCCCGCGAGCTGTTCTACAAGAAGACGCGCAACCTCTCGCTTTTCGCCTTCGGCGTGCTCATCGCGTGGGCGATGCTCCAGATAGCCGGGGTGTTCGACGCGTTCACGGCGACGGTGACGCTGGAGTATCTGGATCTCCTCTTGCGCGTCGGCTTCGCCGGCTTCGTGTTCGCGAACGTGGAGACGCTGGCGGCGGAGACGGAGTCCGCGGAGGGCGACGACGGCGGGCGCGTCGCGTCCGCGACGACCGGCGCGTCGGCCGCGGACTGA
- a CDS encoding efflux RND transporter permease subunit, giving the protein MRLGERIEAGIRRLNDVIVDRPRAVVVAFLLLTAVFAGGIGLVSTETEPTEGFTEGLDEQEALDAVNEEFEDPFAADDESTQLIHVSGNALSKEALVRNLRVIERVESRESLRVADANGPATIVAQAIDPSATTVTEQRRALEGATETEVRRTVRQLDDANPAFSRSLATDFNPTSASASASITVVSHDVPSGFDDLAGLQTEVASIADDEPADIRAFGTGITNAETGQVIGDSLTIVMPVVVLLLLLFLVVAYRDPIDLSLGLLSLLMTVLWTFGFLGYSGIPFNQQMIAVPVLLLAVGVDFGIHIINRYREETVQGFEPVEAMRTANNQLMVAFVIVTVTTVFGFGANVISDLTPIRDLGLASAIGIVFTFLIFGLFLPAAKLEVDRLRERYGVPEFNSKPISSEGSTLGRLLAFPARASRYAPIAFVVVLLLTGGVAAAYGSGVDTSFEQEDFLPPAEQPEYVTSLPEPFAPGTYTVTETINLLEDRFATSQDQSVTIYVEGNFESDHALAALSQPNADPPDALAVGDGGSARPTSVATVIRSHAERDPEFGELVARNDRDGDGVPEQNLDQVYDELFASASGDRAEQFLTPDRRNAKVEYAIDAEASQAEAAADARAFADDFRYEATATGQLVVFDAITDIIFDSAIQGMILAVGLTAGFLVVAYAVLEGKPYLGIVNVFPILVAIAFLIGTMRALGLSLNALTATILSISIGLGIAYSVHATHRFIDEYNDGRNAYDAMIKTLSGTGGALLGSMLTTSLGTGALALAITPVLGDFGLLMALSVLYSFVFTVVALPPAVLLWERYRGAPAGRPATSPA; this is encoded by the coding sequence ATGCGGCTCGGCGAGCGGATCGAGGCGGGAATACGACGCCTCAACGACGTCATCGTCGACCGCCCGCGGGCGGTCGTCGTGGCGTTCCTCCTGCTGACCGCGGTGTTCGCGGGGGGGATCGGGCTCGTCTCCACCGAGACCGAGCCCACCGAGGGGTTCACCGAAGGGCTCGACGAACAGGAGGCGCTCGACGCGGTCAACGAGGAGTTCGAGGACCCGTTCGCGGCCGACGACGAGTCGACCCAGCTGATCCACGTCAGCGGGAACGCCCTCTCGAAGGAGGCGCTCGTCAGGAATCTCCGGGTGATCGAACGCGTCGAGTCTCGGGAGTCGCTGCGGGTGGCGGACGCGAACGGTCCGGCCACCATCGTCGCGCAGGCGATCGACCCCTCGGCGACCACGGTGACCGAACAGCGGCGGGCGCTGGAGGGCGCGACCGAGACGGAGGTGCGCCGGACCGTCCGTCAGCTCGACGACGCGAACCCGGCGTTCTCGCGCAGCCTCGCGACCGACTTCAACCCGACGAGCGCCTCGGCGTCGGCCTCGATCACGGTCGTCTCGCACGACGTGCCGAGCGGGTTCGACGACCTCGCCGGGCTCCAGACGGAGGTCGCCTCGATCGCTGACGACGAGCCGGCGGACATCCGGGCCTTCGGCACCGGGATCACCAACGCCGAGACCGGGCAGGTGATCGGCGACTCGCTGACGATCGTGATGCCCGTCGTGGTGCTGCTGCTGTTGCTGTTCCTCGTCGTCGCCTACCGCGACCCGATCGACCTCTCGCTCGGGCTGCTGTCGCTACTGATGACGGTGCTGTGGACGTTCGGGTTCCTCGGCTACTCAGGGATCCCGTTCAACCAGCAGATGATCGCCGTGCCCGTGCTCCTGCTCGCGGTGGGGGTCGACTTCGGGATCCACATCATCAACCGCTACCGCGAGGAGACCGTTCAGGGGTTCGAGCCCGTCGAGGCGATGCGGACCGCCAACAACCAGCTGATGGTCGCGTTCGTCATCGTCACGGTGACCACGGTGTTCGGGTTCGGGGCGAACGTCATCTCCGATCTCACCCCGATCCGCGACCTCGGGCTCGCGTCGGCGATCGGCATCGTGTTCACCTTCCTGATCTTCGGACTGTTCCTCCCGGCGGCGAAACTGGAGGTCGACCGCCTGCGCGAGCGCTACGGCGTCCCCGAGTTCAACTCGAAGCCGATCTCCTCCGAGGGCTCGACGCTCGGCCGCCTGCTCGCGTTCCCCGCGCGCGCCAGCCGGTACGCGCCGATCGCGTTCGTCGTGGTGTTGCTCCTGACCGGCGGGGTCGCGGCCGCCTACGGGAGCGGCGTCGACACCTCCTTCGAGCAGGAGGACTTCCTCCCGCCGGCCGAACAGCCGGAGTACGTCACGTCGCTGCCCGAGCCGTTCGCGCCCGGGACCTACACCGTCACGGAGACGATCAACCTGTTGGAGGACCGCTTCGCGACGAGTCAGGACCAGTCGGTGACGATATACGTCGAGGGGAACTTCGAGTCGGACCACGCCCTGGCGGCGCTCTCGCAGCCGAACGCGGACCCGCCGGACGCGCTCGCGGTCGGTGACGGCGGGAGCGCCCGTCCGACGAGCGTCGCCACGGTGATCCGGTCGCACGCCGAGCGGGACCCCGAGTTCGGCGAACTCGTCGCGCGGAACGACCGCGACGGGGACGGGGTGCCAGAACAGAACCTCGACCAGGTCTACGACGAGCTGTTCGCGTCGGCGTCGGGCGACCGCGCCGAGCAGTTCCTCACGCCGGACCGGCGGAACGCCAAGGTCGAGTACGCGATCGACGCGGAGGCGTCGCAGGCCGAGGCCGCCGCCGACGCCCGCGCGTTCGCCGACGACTTCCGGTACGAGGCGACCGCTACCGGCCAGCTCGTCGTCTTCGACGCGATCACCGACATCATCTTCGACTCGGCGATCCAGGGGATGATCCTCGCCGTGGGGCTGACGGCCGGGTTCCTCGTCGTCGCCTACGCCGTGTTGGAGGGGAAGCCGTACCTGGGGATCGTGAACGTCTTCCCGATCCTGGTCGCGATCGCCTTCCTCATCGGGACCATGCGGGCGCTCGGCCTGTCGCTGAACGCGCTGACGGCGACGATCCTCTCGATATCCATCGGGCTGGGAATCGCGTACTCCGTCCACGCGACCCACCGGTTCATCGACGAGTACAACGACGGCCGGAACGCCTACGACGCGATGATCAAGACGCTGTCGGGCACCGGCGGGGCGCTGCTCGGGAGCATGCTCACGACGTCGCTCGGGACGGGGGCGCTCGCGCTCGCGATCACTCCGGTACTCGGCGACTTCGGGCTCCTGATGGCGCTCAGCGTGCTGTACTCGTTCGTGTTCACGGTCGTCGCGCTGCCGCCGGCGGTGTTGCTGTGGGAGCGCTACCGCGGCGCGCCGGCGGGACGACCCGCGACGAGTCCGGCCTGA